The genomic stretch ctggaatttgttttttaatttttttttcagagacagagagtgcatggggggggggaggggcagagataggaagagagagaatcccaagcaagatccatgctgtcagcacagagcccgtcacagggctccataccacgaaccatgagaccatgacctgagctgaaatcaggagtcagacacttaaccgaccgagccctcaggcacccccaaaatttgcatttttgacTGCTGGATAAATTACTTTTGTTGGGTGCTGTCCTGTGGGTTGAGGAGTTTGAGAGCATCCCTTCAGACATGGCCAAATATCCCAGGGCGAAGTCAtctctggttgagaaccactgggccaGAATTTCAGAACTGAAAGCACCCTAACATAATTCTCATCAAAACCCCATTCCCTACTTGCTTTATACATTAAAGCAGCACATTAAATCTCTCTGAGCCTGATTTCTACAACCGAGAATGGTGTCCCTAAAAGTATAGCCTCACAGAAagcacgtttaaaaaaaaaactgacactCCCTATAATGTGCTAAGTAAGCTAGGTTATGGTGCAGGAAATGTAAATGTGTCTCTAATAATTAATAAACACTTTAGAGTGAGGGACTAAATGGCAGTTCTTAACCTGTGATCTATGAAATTCCTAATTGTTTTGGCTAAACTATCATGAAGCCAAGGAGTGTAGTACCCAAGGTTATACACTAAAGGAACAAATTTCTCCCCCTTCTTGAAAAAGGAAATAGTAATTTTCTAAAGATATCAGGGGTGTGCCTCCACCACAGATCAATGCATTGAAGACCTAAGGGAAGTAGTCTGATGAATTCCTCTGTGTTAGATTTTCGAGAAAACTTGAAGCCAGGGTTGTAATGAGGTGCTGGGAGGTTTAGACCTCCGGAAACAGGAAAACTAATGGGACAATGTAATAAAAACTGAATTCACCTGGCATGCAATGTAGTCTCCTAGGAACAGAGAATCTGCCAGAAATATTTCCGTTGTGTCCAGACCAGTATCCCTAGGAGACATCATGCACTTAAAGGCTGGAGCACCAAGAGATAAAAATGTGTCGTGAGCACATGCGGGGAGCTGTTAATATCTCTTCTGCTGCAGAACCTCAGCATGTGCGTTTTCACTGGACAGAACATGGTTGTTGCTCTTGGAGTCCTAAATCTGGCCAGGAGACCAATGCTCAATGCTTCCCTGGTGACTTGTCTGGGGACTGAGTTTGATGTCCATCGTCAACTATCCAGGGAGGAATTTTGACTTCCAAAGGGAGAACTTGCCTTGTGAGTTCACGTGCAGGTGAGTTCAAGAGCCTAACAGACACTGCAGGAAAGGATCAAAGCAAATGGAAGGCAAGAACTTGTACTGGAGGTCACTGAGAAAAATCCAGCATAGCCCAGATGCCAGAGATTACTGTCATTGTTGGCTGGCgttaccaaaaaaattattttgtttatttatgatgctttaaaaagtgaatattgcaatCAGAAATGCAAGGATCCATGTTGGTAATTAAAATGATATTAATGGAAGCCCaatttgaaggaaagaagaaggcacAAAGTGCTTCCAGGAAAAGTAGAACATAAGTACAAGGATCTTATTAATTAATGGGAAAACACAAACAGGGTATTGGCTGTGGAGAGACATGCAGTGAAGCAaggacatttctttttattttaatgggacATCTTAGACTATGCTTCCATATAGATGAAAAGATCCAGACCAAGGAACAATTGCAAACACATCCTTGCAATAGTGGTGCACGAAACATACACAcattatcttctctcattctgggtattggaaaaaaaattgtgattaaTACATGGAAGTAGGTTTGCTAATGagctttattttgcattattttataaCCTGTGAGGCTGAATGTACTTGTGGGTTTGTTAGTCATTTGACAGCTTCTCTGTTAAAAATTGTGCAAATCCTTTCCTTTTGGATAGTGTTCTACaagtgtttatatttctttttaatccttggggcacctggctggctcagtcgatggagtgtgtggctcttgatcttggagctgtgaggttgagccccacgttagatGTAGAGATTGCTTGAAAATAAGagcttgaaaaaaacaaaaataaaaatttgacacCTCGTAACAAAGAATTGGAGTTTTTATACAAACTGACTATTGGCCATTTAGTTCTTTTATGTATGCATAAATGTATTTGTGAGGAATGTATGAAAGTTTATGAATTTTGTGTGGTCAAATCTATCAGTCAGTCATATCAGGCTCTCTCAATTGCTTAAAGATTTTtcttgaggtataactgacatacaacatcctattagtttcaggcatacaacataatgatcCCATACTTGTATATAtcacaaaatgatcaccacaccTGTCACTGTGCATAGTCACAAACTATTTTCCTGTGATGAGGactttcaagatctactctcggggcatctgggtggctcagtcggttaagcgtccgacttcagctcgggtcatgatctcacggtccgtgagttcaagccccgcgtcgggctctgtgctgacagctcagggcctggagcctgcttcagattctgtgtctccctctctctctctctctctgaccatcccccattcatgctctgtctctctctgtctcaaaaataaataaaatattttttaaattttttaaaaaataagatctactctcttagtgaCTTTCCAACACGTGATACACTATTATTAACTGTATCATCAGTCTGTCCATTACATCTCAGgcattgcttttttatttttctttttttttaatgtttatttatttattttaagagcaagcacgagcagtggtagaggcagagaaagaggagagagagaatctcaagtaggccctgtgctatcagtgcaaagccagacatggggctcggtctcaagaaccatgagatcatgacctgagctgaagtcaagcgtaggatgtttaatcaactgagccacccaggagcccctctttttcatttccttatgaacAAAGTGGGGCAGGCTGGTCAATATTCTTCATGTGTCAGTACTTGCTATACACGAGAAAGAAAGTGCTTCATTCTTGGAGGTAATAAATTACCCTTTATGCATGTTTCTGACTTGTTTTCACATCTCTGTTGCTAAAAGAGATGTGAAatcttttcactctcttttgGCCTTTGGGGATTAGATCTATTTCTGAAGGTTGCATCACCTTTGGCCATCATCTGGAAGGTATTTTTCTTTACCGATTGACTAAAGATCGCCTTTCCATTCTATAAGCCTATTTGAATCCGTGTATCTTTATGTAAGATGAAATCACAACTTACTGCTTCCTCCCACAAGGTAAATGCCCTTCTGATATACCTTTTTATTTCCAAGTCTTTGGCACTTTAATCTTGAATTAGTGACCCATGTTGGGGTCATTACGTTGTTGCTCTTGTATGTCTTTATGTAACTTAGTAGTagattttcattccattttgttgttttcattcaaTACAGTTGTTTAGAAACAatagacttggggcgcctgggtgactctgagaggcctgagaaaattaaaacttaaaagcttaagttatgggaaactgaaacctaaccaagcttaaccagcttgttccgcttctgtacaattgcttggcgcgcccatgtattcctgatcaatcattattgcctggcacatccgtatattcttgatcaaccattgttacttggcacatccgtgtactcctgatcaatcattgttgcttggcacatccgtgtattcctgatcaatcattgtgatacccgtacccctggttgtggtctgacctaaaggcaggaaccaatcgaatactgttaagtgtccaactttaaacaccaaccaatcacagctctgtaactgtggaaaattcctgatttccccatgacttgtttgtacctatctataaaaggggtgtaaaaacctctctcagggcctcttggcgtcaccggcaaTGGGGGCacagaggtccaggttcgaacctgcaataaatgacccttgctgcttagctttgactctggactctggtggttcgtttttgggggtctcttagactctgggcgtttcaactcagtgggttaagcgtccaacttcggctcaggtcatgatctcatggttcgtgggtttgagccccacatcgggctccatgctgaaagcccagagcctggaccctgcttcggattctgcgtctccctctctttctgtccctcccccactcgtgctctctctctgtctctcaaaaatgaatacatgtttaaaaaaaaaaaagaaaaagaaaaagaaacaatagactTAACAGAATGTCATTCTCACTGATAATCTTTGTTCCAGAAGttcttagtttcttttaaaatttcttttccactttatgcatgtatacatattcACATACTTGCATACAAATGCTTCAATAAGATGCTATGCACATCTTTATGTTTCAGTGCGGCCTTTTCTTCTACCTTGtgtccctttttccttctttctttttttttattttttaattttttttaacgtttttatttattactgagagacagagagacacagagcatgagtaagTGAGGGgcggagagatggagagacacagaatccgaagcaggctccagtctcctagctgtcagcacagagccccacgcgtggctcgaactcacaaaccgtgagatcatgacctgagccgaagttggacacttaactgactgagccacccaggcacccctcccctttttcctcctttcttaatAATTCTTCATGGACTTGCCTCCCATCCACTAATACAATGCTGGTTCCTTATTTCAACATCTGTGTCACCTTCAAGACGTTGCTGTGCAACTCACACATGCAACGgtcattcatattttttcttaatatatcacTGCTATGGAAATATTTGGGGACTATTAAGTTAAGACCATGCTTCTCAACCTGGGGCAAACTTGTCCCCCAGGGAACACTGAAGTGATATGCAGATATTTGTCACTgtgaggctgggaggggcaggcggccgtcaaggatgctgctaaacaacGTAGAATTCCCAGGTAGATACCACCACAGAGGAGGATGTGGCCCAGAATGTCAAGCAGAGCACAGATTGAGAAACCCTAAGTTGAagaaaatctgtattttgaatatttatagcTGCCTTCAGATTGCTTCCCCATCTTTCCACACTTCCCATTTCTGCCAGCATGATTAGAGAGTGCCCCTTTCACTGCCAGTTAAGAAGTTCCGTCCCCAATCAACATGGCAGCCCATCTCATGCTTTCCTGGGAGATGGGTGTGAAAGGTAAATCCTTCTTGTTATTTTCTCAAACGCTCTACAGTGTCTtgtcaaaaaagataaaaacccaaAGAATGGGAATAACAAAGAAAAGGTGCCACATaagaagagtgagaaagaaactTGCTTCATCCAAAACCAGGCCATATAAATCAATCCGTCAAATACATGCAGACCAGCCAGAAGGAAAGCAAGCCTTCAGCTCCTTGATTTCAAAATAGCCCAACTTCtgaattagttaacatacagtgtagtattggtttcagaagtagataCTAcggattcgtcacttacatataacacccagcactcatcccaacaagcgccctcaatacccctcacccatttagcccatcccatcacccacctcccctccagcaaccctcagtttgtcctctgtatttaagagtcttttgtggtttcctcCTCATGcccatttcatttctctcttttctctgtgtttactGAACAGATTGCCcatgttttctttgaatttatgtgAAATAGAAAATGAGCATACTGATGGGGAGCCCCAAGTTTATTTGCCCGTAGGAATTTCTGGGTATCATTTCCGCATTCTGTAGGGGACAGATAACAAGATCTGGCCAGCTTGAGGTGTATCTATTCCTGGCCTAACTAGTGTAGCTGGGTGTGATAAAGGCATGACAGTCAGTAGCCCACGAGGCCATAGTGggtcatggtgtgtgtgtgtgtgttgtgaacTGAGGTTAATCCTCAGAGCAGGGATGCCAGGGCTCGCATATTCCAAGGTAATTCTTATTGACAGGGGCCAGAACTCAGTCAACAGAAGTTATTAATGGGGATGTCCATTTCAACTCACAAGACACttttataacaaaattaataaagtcCTTCAAAAAACTCATAAGTGAGGGATTGAGGGATTTGCTGTGTCTTTAAGTGTCAGCTGTTGTGGGCTGGCCTCTCCATTCCTCAACACACACTGCCACCACCTCTCACCCCACTCCTTCTGGCTCTTTCCCCTTGAcacctggctttcttttgacacatGATTTTCTGGAACAAGCCCCTtcctcaggccctttgcacagACCTTTGCCCCTGCTGGGCACACACTTTCTGAGATCACCTCAACTTCCTTCCTATCTCCCTCAAGGTCCTGTTCAAATGTCATCCTTTTCTTCACAGCCCCTGTCACCATCTGACatgttttttgattatttttatttgcttatcgTTCTTTCCCCATTCTAGGATGAtaaggaattttgtttttcagcacCCTATATTCATTGCATATACAGTGCCTTGAACGTGATCAATAATCAGTATGTACTCTTTAAAGGGGTAAAAAATATTCTCCATAAAACAAGACCATACATTATGCTCAAGGAGCCGATTGAGagtagaaatggaatttctgctAGGGATGCCCTAATGGGGTTGAGACCATATACCTATattgttttcactcatatgtggatcttgagaaacttaacagaagaccatgggataggggaaggcagggggggggagttacaaacagaaagggagggaggcaaaccataagagactcttaaatacaaagaacaaactcagggttgatgggggtgggaaagaggggaaagtgggtgatgggcattgaggagggcgcctgttgggatgagcgctgggtgctgtatggaaaccaatttgaggataaaatatatttaaaaattttttaaaagaaatgtatttcctgACTCTAAAGTATAAATGGTAGTTCTCACGCTAGGTTACTAGCTTGTGTGAAAATTAgtcatttatttctctgtgtcctGGTAGTCATCTCCAACCCATGGAGCCAAGGAACCTTACAGCCatttcagaatttcttcttctgggattttcAGAGGAACCAGCATTCCAGCCCCTCATATTTGGGCTTTTCCTCTCCATGTACCTGATCACTGTGTTtgggaacctgctcatcatcctgGCCATCAGTTCTGACTCCCACCTCCAcacacccatgtacttcttcctggccaacctgTCCTTTGTAGACATTTGCTTCACCTCCACCACCATCCCGAAGATGCTCTGGAACATCCAGACCCAGAGCAAAGTCATAACCTATGAGGACTGCATCACCCAGATGtattttttcctactctttgCGGGATTGGACAACTACATCCTGACCGTGATGGCCTATGACCGATTTTTGGCCATCTGTCACCCCCTGCACTACACGGTCATCATGAACCCCCGGCTCTGTGGGCTGCTGGTTCTGGTGTCTTGGATCATGAGTGTCCTGCATTCCTTGTTACAAACCTCAGTGGTGCTGCGACTGTCCTTCTGTACAGACTTGGAAATCCCTCACTTCTTCTGTGAAATTAAACAAGTGGTCCAACTTGCCTGTTCTGACACCTTTCTTAATAACATGGTGATGTATTTTGGAGCTGGGCTGCTGGGTGGGGGCCCCCTTGCTGGGATCCTTTACTCTTATTCTAAGATAGTTTCTTCCATATGTGGGATCTCATCAACTCAGGGCAAGTATAAAGCATTTTCCACCTGTGCATCCCACCTTTCTGTGGTCTTCTTATTTTACTGTACAAGCCTAGGTGTGTACCTTAGCCCCACTGCTACCCAGAGCTCCTACTCAGGTGCCACAGCCTCGGTGATGTACACAGTGGTCAcgcccatgctgaaccccttcatctacagcctgaggaacagagACATAAAGAGGGTTCTGAAAAAATCCTTTGGAAAGGAAACTATGAAAGGACCAATTGCCCTGGGGCAATTGTACCTGATGGCAGAACTCAAAGCTTGAGAGCCAGAAGTGGCAATTCTTTGATCAGATTGTGGAAGTAGAAGTTGCTACTTCTATTGATTTCCTGGAACATCTCTTTCTTCAACAACAACTTCTCTGTACACTTTAGGTAACATCTGTATTACCCTTTCTGCACTCTGGTGTTTAATAGTGTTTCCCTTAGTTGTTTTCCTACTCTTCTGAATTCATTCCCAATTTTGGACGATATTGGAAATTCCCATTTATTCTGTGAGATTCTATAGATTTGTTAAGAATACCCTCTTCTTAAATGAAATATATCATCCTGagcaatttttcttttgttttactaaaaaataatcatgagTTGTACTACATGATGGAAAAAACCACATTTGGCCCAAATTATAAAATTCCATAAGAGACGAAAGTCTGAAAGGACAACTCACCACTTCTGTGTCCATCATTCCTTTAGATATCTGTTCTTCCTGAAAATGTAGACTTTAACCTATGGTGTGTTTTATAACAAGTCATTGGGCTTTATTCTCCTTAGGATACTGTTTTCTTATTCAGTGTTCACGTAATCACTAGGAAAAGTGATAATCAGATACATGTCTCCAGGTGTGGTCTACATAGAAACACAAATTCCAAGAAATAATTTGACATAATATGACCACAGAGTCAGAGATTAAGCAAAATTTCAGTCATGCATCTGTTACTATGCAAACGAATGTTTTCCTGCTACACATTTGCTTATTGACGATGTGAGACTGGCATCCGTGTGTCAGGGGGTCTATCACTGGGGCCAAAAATCATTTGCATACTTATGTTTCCTATTTCCTTGTGTTCCTGTTTCTTCCTAAAAATGTCCATGTCTCCCCTAAAACTATGATTCACTGGAGTACAATTGCATATGATACGCtgcatatatttaatgtatacaatttgctGAATTACAGGAGGCatacaaaaattaagtttatAGGGAAACATGGGACTGTCTCTGCAGGGCAAGGGGTGAGACTCCTGCAGCGAAGGACACAGAAAGGGGACACCCTGGCTTCTGTGCCACTGCTCACACTTTGTCCTTGTTGCAGATGCCCTCCTGAGGGGCATCCCACAACCCACTTGATGAGTGCCAAGTAGGACCAGGAGATGGAACAGAAGAGCGACATACTATTTATGAAGGAGATGAAAGTTTCATGGAATTGAGTCCAGTTGCATTTCAGTATAGGAGAGGTGACAATGGTGATCCCaaaccttctctttttttaatatctatttatttgggggacagcgcaagcaggggaggggcagagagagagaaggagacacagaatccaaagcaggctccaggctctgagctgtcagcacagagcccgatgtggggctcgaactcacaaaccgtcagatcatgacctaagctggagttggatgctcaactgattgagccacccaggtgtctcccaAAGCCGTCTTGAAAGAGATTTCCTAGAAAGGGGCAtgcttttgcactgctagtgagaatgcaaactggtgcagccactctggaaaataatatgaaggttcctcaaaaataagAACTGGAgttactctacaacccagcaatggcactatgaggtatttatccaaaggacacaaaaatgctaattaaaaggggcacatgcatcccaatgtttatagttgcactatcaaccatagccaaattatggaaagagcccaaatgtccaccaactgtttaatgaataaagatgatgtgtcgtatgtgtgtgtgtgtgtgtatatatgtgtatatatatacatatatatacacatatatatatatacacatatatacacatatatatatatacatatataattgaatattactcagcgatcaaaaggaatgaaatattgccagTTGCAACACGTGGACAGAACCAGAAAGTaccatgctaagcaaaataattcagaagaaaacaaatatcctATGGTTCcacatatgtagaatttaagaaacaaaacagatgaacataagggaaatgaaggaaaaataagataaaaagagagaaggaggcaaaccataagagattcttaaatacagagaacaaactgagggttgctggaggggaggtgggtgggggggtggactAAATGAATGATAGGCATAAAGGAGGGCACATGTTcagatgagcgctgggtgttatatataagtgacgaatcactaaattccactcctgaaatcattatcaccctatatgttaactattcCCTATGTTAACTATCCCTGAAATCATTATcaccctatatgttaactattcCCTATTTCTGAAGGGAATGTGGGGCAATGAGCCCTAACTTCAGGCAGGTGGTGTCAGGAATAAATGAAACGTGTAGAAGCACTTGGTCAAGTCCAAAGAAAATGTTCAAGGTTAGGAGTCtgagtatgtatatgtgtgtgtacatttgtaTACATGTTTCTGTCAAATAAATGTGTCCACACATATACGAGTAGACATAAGAGAGTTATTGAAATCCCATCTGTTATGGtgaaagaaaacctgaaagatggaggggacaaaaatgaaaagaataaacattCGAATCaacataaaatagaaagaatGTAGAATTTTGACACAAAAGTTTAAAGTAGAGTGAAAGACCTTAATTTTAATAGGGAAATGTTTTCTATCTCAAATTTTCAAAGGCCTCTGAGTCAAAACCACGTTTATATTTATGCAGTGGGATATCACTGTCCAGCGAATGAGTCAATATATCTCCAAACTAAAACTAGTTTTCTCTATCCATTTAATGTGGGATGTCCATACCAAATGCCTTGACCCTAGGGAAAGTTCACTGAATGAGCTGAAATGCTCAAACTCTGTTCCTACACGCAATATTTTTCCAAACAAATGTCTGTAATCAATTCCTGTTGCTGCAGAAACAAATGATCACACTCGTGGCTTAACACAAAGATTTATCCGAAGTTTGTGGAAGGTCAGAAGCCTGAAATGGGTCTCATTGGGCTAATATCAAGAGGTCTGCAGGGCTGTGATCCTTCTGGACACTCTAGAGGAGAATTCActccatttcctttttccctttttagtggCTATCTGCATTTCTTGTCTTATGGCCCTTCTTCCAACGTCAAAGCCAACAGCGTAGAGTCTGAAAATGTCTCTCTGATTCCAAATCTTTGTCCTCCCCCTCCCACATTTGGAGGACACCTGTGATTACATTAGttccatccagataatccaggcCAATCTTTTTTATATAAAGATCAGTGATTAGCAGCTTTATGCCATCTACTGGCCACATTCCCCTTGCtctgtaaacaaatattttcaaaagttctttGGATTGGGACACCTTTGGAAGCCTACAAagtgtttttttcaaatataaaataattgatgtCACTCATTGACCATAGAATTCATCAACACCTATAGAATTGtgtgaaaaacatttctttcaggggcacctgggtggctcagtcagttaactgtccaactcttgaccttggctcaggtcatgatctcatggttagtgaaaTCAAGCCCAACAGCTGTCTCTATGATGACAGCctagaatctctctctctctctctgtctctctctttctctctctctctctctctctctccttctctctcaaaataaagataaatattaaaagaaaacaatttttctttcaaaatgacaaacACAGAAGATTCTTGGTGGAGAAGACCTAAAACTACCTACATGTGACTCTAACACAGGAGCACAGACTTGCTCTCTACCTGTGATCCATAGATCAGAACATGCAATATCATCACCACCTGGTTGTTTGTAGAAGGACAAACTCCCTGGAATCCCGGAGACCTGATGAATCAGGTCAGGGCATTTTAACTACAAACTTTGGTGGTTTGCACACACAATGAAGATAGAGCTGTATTTTTCACCTACTCACTGTTGACATTTGGAGCTGGGTAAATATTTGTGCTGGGTGCTGTCCTTTGGGTTATAGAGGTTTGACAGCATCCCTTAAGACATGGCCAAATATCCACAGAGGCAAAATCATGCCTGATTGAGAACCATGGTGCTGAGGTTTGAGAACTGGAAGTATAATGAAAGAAATCCAATTAAGGATTCATCCAGTATTACATTTATAACTGTGGTCTTAggatttctaataaaaaatatatatttggggaGAGGAGTtgagatggcagagcagcatggagaccttgagcttgtctcatccctgaaacgcAGCTAAATCAGCACGAAACCATTTTGAACATCTAGGAAATGGATCCGATGATTAACACAACAGTCTGCatgacttgagccacagaactcagcaggtgcGTGGGACAGAGAGGTGAAccggggaagaaaaaaaagctgcagaGGGTAGGCAGCCATTTgcagggagaagacagagagaaaaagggaaaggggaagagaacagCATATCAGGATGGTGCaagaaaagcagctggaaagaaagagagagaaagagtgaaaacactttCAGGGGAATGGACAATCGAACTATtgacacaaagaaaagagagggttttGGTACCATCAGAATTCTGTATAcagtggagtgcagagtctgaagttttggCGCTCAGTGTCTGagggtgctctggtgaggaagcaaGATGAATTCCCAGGATCAGGAGTGGGCCTGAGGGGTGTCACACACAGGAAGAAGTCAtccccctgcttggagtgcatttggtagaggccatacggCCTCCCCataggcaaaggtcccagcagaacctggagagcagccacatttgctggtactGGGACAAAGACGCCAGAATGCAGTGACATCTGGCAccggctgtgtgttgtgatttgccaaaATCTCTGAAACTCTATCACTGCACAGTCACATGAACATTTTGTGAGACAAACCAGCACCCAGTCATTGTTCAGTGAGATCCTCCCCAAGAGAGTCAGAGTGGGTCAAAGGCACAAGGGTCTCTAAAGTGTGaagttttgaaacacaaccccaacTGAGACAAAACTCTGGAGGGAGATGCTGCCTGACAGGCAGGCAGCTTGGACAGGGACAGGGTAGAGAGGAGGAGTGGGCAGAGGCCTGAGAAAGGAGAGGCTCTTGATCACAGGTGGATGAGAGCACGAAGTTCCTGCCACAGAAACTAGGGA from Prionailurus viverrinus isolate Anna chromosome A2, UM_Priviv_1.0, whole genome shotgun sequence encodes the following:
- the LOC125161170 gene encoding LOW QUALITY PROTEIN: olfactory receptor-like protein OLF4 (The sequence of the model RefSeq protein was modified relative to this genomic sequence to represent the inferred CDS: deleted 1 base in 1 codon), whose product is MEPRNLTAISEFLLLGFSEEPAFQPLIFGLFLSMYLITVFGNLLIILAISSDSHLHTPMYFFLANLSFVDICFTSTTIPKMLWNIQTQSKVITYEDCITQMYFFLLFAGLDNYILTVMAYDRFLAICHPLHYTVIMNPRLCGLLVLVSWIMSVLHSLLQTSVVLRLSFCTDLEIPHFFCEIKQVVQLACSDTFLNNMVMYFGAGLLGGGPLAGILYSYSKIVSSICGISSTQGKYKAFSTCASHLSVVFLFYCTSLGVTLAPLLPRAPTQVPQPR